Proteins encoded by one window of Aspergillus puulaauensis MK2 DNA, chromosome 4, nearly complete sequence:
- the pre3 gene encoding proteasome core particle subunit beta 1 (COG:O;~EggNog:ENOG410PFUB;~InterPro:IPR029055,IPR001353,IPR023333,IPR000243, IPR037559,IPR016050;~MEROPS:MER0001645;~PFAM:PF00227;~go_component: GO:0005839 - proteasome core complex [Evidence IEA];~go_function: GO:0004298 - threonine-type endopeptidase activity [Evidence IEA];~go_process: GO:0043161 - proteasome-mediated ubiquitin-dependent protein catabolic process [Evidence IEA];~go_process: GO:0051603 - proteolysis involved in cellular protein catabolic process [Evidence IEA]), with protein sequence MVGHGLTGMLGEDGIHIDMNHLKSGEVNLGTSIMAINFKDGVILGADSRTTTGAYIANRVTDKLTQVHDTIWCCRSGSAADTQAVADIVSYHLNMYAIVNNEAPSTQVAASLFQELCYENKDMLSAGIIIAGYDPRHGGQVYSIPLGGSLHKQSYSIGGSGSTYIYGYCDANWKENMTEEEGIGFVRSALQEAIKWDGSSGGVIRMVVLTNKGAQRHLYLPDTGYTAPGNTN encoded by the exons ATGGTCGGTCACGGTCTCACGGGGATGCTCGGGGAAG ATGGCATTCATATTGATATGAATCACCTGAAGAGTGGAGAGGTCAA CCTAGGAACATCAAT CATGGCGATAAACTTCAAGGACGGTGTTATACTGGGGGCGGACAGTCGGACAACGACCGGTGCTTACATTGCCAATCGAGTCACCGATAAGCTCACACAGGTCCATGATACCATCTGGTGTTGCCGATCCGGTTCGGCCGCTGATACACAGGCCGTGGCGGACATTGTTTCGTACCATCTCAACATGTACGCAATCGTCAACAACGAGGCCCCAAGCACTCAGGTCGCTGCGTCGCTGTTCCAGGAGCTATGTTATGAAAACAAGGACATGCTAAG TGCCGGAATTATCATTGCGGGTTACGACCCCCGACATGGAGGCCAAGTGTACTCGATACCTTTGGGCGGATCACTACACAAGCAATCATATTCGATTGGCGGGTCTGGTTCGACTTACATCTACGGTTACTGTGACGCGAACTGGAAGGAGAACATgacggaagaagagggtATCGGTTTCGTTCGAAGCGCACTGCAGGAGGCAATCAAATGGGACGGCAGCTCTGGCGGCGTGATCAGGATGGTAGTCTTGACAAACAAAGGAGCGCAACGACACCTGTATCTGCCAGACACTGGCTACACTGCACCCGGTAACACCAATTAG